In Stigmatopora argus isolate UIUO_Sarg chromosome 17, RoL_Sarg_1.0, whole genome shotgun sequence, the following are encoded in one genomic region:
- the LOC144091452 gene encoding leukocyte elastase inhibitor-like isoform X2, with protein sequence MASSPTLSKANTTFSLELLKKLSDNDNTANIFFSPFSISSALAMVMLGSGGNTATQMSESLKTKGDDDVHANFAKLLVELNKPGVPYSLSVANRLYGEQSYQFVENFLKETKKYYRAELESVDFIRNHEVARLNINTWVEKETQGKIKDVLAQGVLDNMTRLVLVNAIYFKGNWNKKFKETSTRDAKFRVNKNETKQVKMMQMKAKFPLTFIPEANCQILEMPYKGKDLSMLIFLPNDIEDSSTGLAKIEENLTYDNFVEWTRPDMMDEIEVQVGLPKFKMEENYDMKNVLVAMGMEDAFDMSKSDFSGMSPANDLVLSKVIHKAFVEVNEEGTEAAAATAAVMMLRCSLPTPRFIADHPFLFFIRHNPSMSILFAGRYCSPA encoded by the exons ATGGCTTCAAGTCCAACTCTATCCAAGGCCAACACAACCTTCTCCTTGGAGTTGCTGAAAAAACTGAGTGACAATGACAACACTGCAAACATCTTCTTCTCCCCCTTCAGCATCTCCTCAGCCCTGGCCATGGTGATGCTGGGATCGGGGGGCAACACAGCCACACAGATGTCAGAG TCTCTGAAAACCAAGGGAGACGATGATGTTCACGCCAACTTTGCGAAACTCCTGGTCGAGTTGAACAAACCAGGCGTGCCATATTCCCTCAGCGTTGCCAACAGACTCTACGGGGAGCAGTCTTACCAGTTTGTTGAG AATTTTCTAAAGGAAACAAAGAAGTACTACAGAGCAGAACTAGAGTCTGTGGACTTCATTAGGAACCATGAAGTTGCCAGGCTTAACATCAACACCTGGGTGGAGAAGGAGACGCAAG GTAAAATTAAGGACGTATTGGCCCAGGGTGTGTTGGACAACATGACCAGGCTGGTGCTGGTCAATGCCATCTATTTCAAAGGCAACTGGAATAAGAAATTTAAGGAGACCTCAACACGTGATGCTAAGTTTAGGGTCAACAAG aatGAAACCAAGCAAGTAAAAATGATGCAGATGAAAGCCAAATTCCCCCTCACCTTCATCCCAGAAGCCAACTGCCAG ATCTTGGAAATGCCTTACAAAGGAAAGGACCTCAGCATGCTCATCTTTCTACCCAATGACATTGAGGACAGTTCAACTGGACTGGCCAAG ATAGAGGAGAATCTGACCTACGACAACTTTGTGGAGTGGACCCGTCCTGATATGATGGATGAAATTGAGGTGCAGGTTGGCCTGCCTAAATTCAAGATGGAGGAGAACTATGACATGAAGAATGTTTTGGTTGCCATGGGGATGGAGGACGCCTTCGACATGTCAAAGAGTGATTTTTCTG GCATGTCTCCAGCTAACGACCTGGTATTGTCCAAAGTCATCCACAAGGCTTTCGTCGAGGTAAACGAGGAGGGAACCGAGGCTGCAGCAGCCACCGCCGCCGTCATGATGTTGCGTTGTTCACTGCCGACGCCCAGATTTATCGCCGACCATCCCTTCCTCTTCTTCATTCGGCATAACCCATCGATGAGTATCCTATTCGCTGGACGATATTGCTCGCCTGCGTGA
- the LOC144091452 gene encoding leukocyte elastase inhibitor-like isoform X1, with protein sequence MASSPTLSKANTTFSLELLKKLSDNDNTANIFFSPFSISSALAMVMLGSGGNTATQMSEVLHFTEPKSMPMQMQMPMQMQMQQLVQPSVPAWLQKSLKTKGDDDVHANFAKLLVELNKPGVPYSLSVANRLYGEQSYQFVENFLKETKKYYRAELESVDFIRNHEVARLNINTWVEKETQGKIKDVLAQGVLDNMTRLVLVNAIYFKGNWNKKFKETSTRDAKFRVNKNETKQVKMMQMKAKFPLTFIPEANCQILEMPYKGKDLSMLIFLPNDIEDSSTGLAKIEENLTYDNFVEWTRPDMMDEIEVQVGLPKFKMEENYDMKNVLVAMGMEDAFDMSKSDFSGMSPANDLVLSKVIHKAFVEVNEEGTEAAAATAAVMMLRCSLPTPRFIADHPFLFFIRHNPSMSILFAGRYCSPA encoded by the exons ATGGCTTCAAGTCCAACTCTATCCAAGGCCAACACAACCTTCTCCTTGGAGTTGCTGAAAAAACTGAGTGACAATGACAACACTGCAAACATCTTCTTCTCCCCCTTCAGCATCTCCTCAGCCCTGGCCATGGTGATGCTGGGATCGGGGGGCAACACAGCCACACAGATGTCAGAG GTTCTTCATTTCACTGAGCCAAAGTCAATGCCAATGCAAATGCAAATGCCAATGCAAATGCAGATGCAGCAACTGGTCCAGCCCAGTGTGCCAGCATGGCTGCAGAAG TCTCTGAAAACCAAGGGAGACGATGATGTTCACGCCAACTTTGCGAAACTCCTGGTCGAGTTGAACAAACCAGGCGTGCCATATTCCCTCAGCGTTGCCAACAGACTCTACGGGGAGCAGTCTTACCAGTTTGTTGAG AATTTTCTAAAGGAAACAAAGAAGTACTACAGAGCAGAACTAGAGTCTGTGGACTTCATTAGGAACCATGAAGTTGCCAGGCTTAACATCAACACCTGGGTGGAGAAGGAGACGCAAG GTAAAATTAAGGACGTATTGGCCCAGGGTGTGTTGGACAACATGACCAGGCTGGTGCTGGTCAATGCCATCTATTTCAAAGGCAACTGGAATAAGAAATTTAAGGAGACCTCAACACGTGATGCTAAGTTTAGGGTCAACAAG aatGAAACCAAGCAAGTAAAAATGATGCAGATGAAAGCCAAATTCCCCCTCACCTTCATCCCAGAAGCCAACTGCCAG ATCTTGGAAATGCCTTACAAAGGAAAGGACCTCAGCATGCTCATCTTTCTACCCAATGACATTGAGGACAGTTCAACTGGACTGGCCAAG ATAGAGGAGAATCTGACCTACGACAACTTTGTGGAGTGGACCCGTCCTGATATGATGGATGAAATTGAGGTGCAGGTTGGCCTGCCTAAATTCAAGATGGAGGAGAACTATGACATGAAGAATGTTTTGGTTGCCATGGGGATGGAGGACGCCTTCGACATGTCAAAGAGTGATTTTTCTG GCATGTCTCCAGCTAACGACCTGGTATTGTCCAAAGTCATCCACAAGGCTTTCGTCGAGGTAAACGAGGAGGGAACCGAGGCTGCAGCAGCCACCGCCGCCGTCATGATGTTGCGTTGTTCACTGCCGACGCCCAGATTTATCGCCGACCATCCCTTCCTCTTCTTCATTCGGCATAACCCATCGATGAGTATCCTATTCGCTGGACGATATTGCTCGCCTGCGTGA
- the pigm gene encoding GPI alpha-1,4-mannosyltransferase I, catalytic subunit: MEKLLVKVTEKRVLFTTSFVIRLALVIYGEFHDRTMVVKYTDIDYHVFTDAARFTTKGESPYNRSTYRYTPLLAWLLTPNIYIHMVFGKLVFILCDVLSGLLIHKILCLRGIGSETAVRVCSMWLLNPIPMGVSSRGNAESILAALVLGTLLCLESRHMTWAALLYGLSVHMKIYPITYALPIVLTLRTTHFRKDEEQKKWRSFINFLGSFFNRKIFHFASVAGVLFLTLTALFYYMYGWTFLHETYLYHLTRRDIRHNFSPYFYMLYLTADSRWSQWLGLAAFLPQLILLLVTSWAFHHDLAFCCFLHTAIFVTFNKVCTSQYFLWYLSLLPLVIPHLSLSAKKGVGLLILWFAGQGIWLVPAYFLEFKGYNVFLFIWLGGLLFLIVNCFILIQLIVHYKPKLTRKTVKMM; encoded by the exons ATGGAGAAGCTATTAGTTAAAGTGACAGAAAAACGTGTTCTCTTCACGACTTCTTTCGTTATACGCCTCGCCTTGGTCATTTATGGGGAATTCCACGACAGGACGATGGTAGTGAAATACACTGATATTGACTATCACGTCTTTACAGATGCTGCGAGGTTCACTACGAAG GGCGAGTCCCCGTACAACAGATCAACTTATCGATACACACCACTATTAGCCTGGCTGCTCACTCCCAACATTTATATCCACATGGTGTTTGGCAAGCTCGTTTTCATCCTATGTGACGTGTTGTCCGGACTATTGATTCACAAGATTCTATGCCTACGAGGTATTGGCTCTGAG ACAGCAGTACGGGTTTGTTCGATGTGGCTCCTTAACCCCATCCCGATGGGAGTATCCAGCCGAGGGAATGCTGAATCAATTCTGGCTGCTTTGGTACTCGGAACTCTCCTTTGTTTAGAGA GCCGACACATGACATGGGCAGCATTGCTCTATGGCTTGTCTGTTCATATGAAGATCTACCCCATCACATATGCTCTTCCCATTGTCCTGACACTCCGTACAACACATTTTAGAAAAGatgaagagcaaaaaaaatggaggagttTCATTAACTTCTTAGGAAGTTTCTTCAACAGGAAGATATTCCATTTTGCAAGTGTGGCCGGAGTGCTGTTTTTGACTCTCACAGCACTTTTCTATTACAT GTATGGTTGGACATTCCTTCATGAGACTTACTTGTATCATTTAACCAGAAGAGATATTCGCCATAACTTCTCACCATACTTCTACATGCTCTACCTAACTGCAG acaGCAGGTGGAGCCAGTGGCTCGGACTGGCGGCATTTCTACCACAGTTGATCCTCTTGTTAGTCACATCATGGGCTTTTCACCATGACCTGGCTTTTTGCTGTTTTCTACACACTGCCATCTTTGTCACTTTCAACAAAGTCTGCACTTCACAG TATTTCCTATGGTACCTGAGTTTACTTCCGCTGGTCATCCCTCATTTGAGTCTTTCGGCGAAAAAAGGAGTGGGACTGCTGATCCTCTGGTTTGCTGGACAG GGTATATGGCTGGTGCCGGCTTACTTCCTGGAGTTTAAGGGTTACAACGTCTTTCTGTTCATCTGGCTTGGTGGGCTGCTTTTTTTGATAGTTAACTGCTTCATTTTGATTCAGCTTATAGTACATTACAAACCAAAACTTACTAGAAAAACAGTCAAGATGATGTAG
- the LOC144092126 gene encoding leukocyte elastase inhibitor-like: protein MESPKPEIEANINFFLALFEKLREPDETCNIFCSPFSISTVLSMLMLGAKGNTAAQMLQVLRFTEAKQPTEGTEKPVTTLSHLKKELQLQLEQTITSPDYLKQVESQIKKLIKDNLEEKIKLVLVNTIHFEGTWKNKFRERSTREKPFHINKNDTKNVMMMSQTDDFKLFDIPEVNCQILELPYEGDVLSMLIFLPNGIEDSTTGLEKLLRELTYDKIMDWTCSDQCCCKVEVELPRFSMEFSYDLMGPLISMGMADAFDRNKSDFSGISPEKDLALSKFIHKAFVEVNECETVVIAKTEVTTALMGTFSFTRSKKFIADHPFLFFIRYNPMNTILFAGQFTSP, encoded by the exons ATGGAATCGCCAAAACCTGAAATTGAAGCCAATATCAACTTCTTTTTGGCTTTGTTTGAAAAGCTCAGGGAGCCGGATGAGACTTGCAATATTTTCTGCTCGCCGTTCAGCATCTCCACAGTCCTGTCCATGCTGATGTTGGGGGCCAAGGGTAACACAGCAGCACAAATGTTACag GTCCTCCGCTTCACAGAGGCAAAGCAACCCACAGAGGGAACTGAAAAACCAGTGACAACGCTGTCTCACCTGAAAAAGGAGTTGCAGCTGCAATTGGAACAGACCATTACATCGCCAGATTACCTTAAACAGGTGGAAA GTCAAATCAAGAAGCTGATCAAGGACAACCTGGAAGAGAAAATCAAACTGGTGTTGGTCAATACCATCCATTTCGAAGGCACATGGAAGAACAAATTCCGCGAACGCTCAACTCGTGAAAAGCCGTTTCATATTAATAAG AATGACACTAAGAACGTAATGATGATGTCCCAGACTGATGATTTCAAATTGTTTGACATCCCTGAAGTAAACTGTcag ATCCTAGAGCTGCCTTATGAAGGAGACGTTTTAAGCATGCTTATTTTCCTTCCCAATGGAATAGAAGATAGCACAACCGGCTTGGAGaag TTGCTACGGGAACTCACCTATGACAAAATTATGGATTGGACTTGTTCAGACCAGTGTTGTTGCAAGGTCGAGGTGGAGCTGCCTCGATTCAGCATGGAATTCTCGTACGACTTAATGGGTCCGCTGATCAGCATGGGCATGGCGGATGCTTTTGACCGCAATAAAAGTGATTTCTCCG GCATATCTCCAGAAAAGGACTTGGCACTGTCAAAATTCATCCATAAGGCTTTTGTGGAGGTGAATGAATGCGAAACCGTGGTCATTGCAAAGACCGAAGTCACGACTGCACTGATGGGCACATTCTCATTCACACGGTCCAAAAAGTTCATCGCTGACCATcccttcctcttcttcatccgATATAACCCCATGAACACAATCCTGTTTGCTGGTCAATTCACTTCCCCCTGA